From the Halorhabdus utahensis DSM 12940 genome, one window contains:
- a CDS encoding glycosyltransferase family 61 protein has product MQRPELKQYARERGQLFHFGSSETYSFGPPQYPDEVLYSLQRRFGEYQTPKPFVAEVRDVSLIGLYPIPFKRGNALVEPVVSERNLILNLFYSVVDSRLQHRSLTSKDFDCACLLFNSQSRGVFHWMVEDALRAEGVLRYEEKTGRRPTLIIPPNPKSWQTETLELLGFESEDWVEWDAFRGKVDRLVVPSVRRIYDDGVVSPAQTEWFSERMVGGAEGQVEASKTSSRVYISRDDAGRRRLTNEDDLMDQLGDLGFERHYLERMSTAQIVSLFNNANIIVAPHGAGLTNIMFATDASVIELRPNDSYSWVYYVLSEQNGLDYCYVMGDDDKEGTDFRVEPAKVIDAL; this is encoded by the coding sequence TGAGACCTATTCTTTCGGCCCGCCCCAATATCCCGACGAAGTGCTGTACTCCCTGCAACGCAGATTTGGCGAATATCAAACTCCGAAGCCGTTCGTAGCCGAAGTGCGCGACGTTTCACTAATCGGTCTCTATCCAATTCCGTTCAAGAGGGGAAATGCCCTTGTAGAACCTGTCGTCAGCGAACGGAACTTAATCCTCAATCTCTTCTATTCGGTTGTTGACTCACGCCTGCAACACCGCAGCCTGACGTCGAAGGATTTCGATTGCGCCTGCCTCCTATTCAACTCCCAGAGCCGGGGGGTGTTTCATTGGATGGTAGAGGACGCCTTGAGAGCCGAAGGCGTCCTGAGATACGAAGAGAAAACGGGTCGCCGTCCGACTCTTATTATACCCCCAAACCCGAAATCGTGGCAGACCGAGACACTGGAACTGCTTGGATTCGAGTCGGAAGACTGGGTCGAATGGGACGCTTTTAGAGGGAAGGTGGACCGATTGGTCGTCCCCTCCGTCCGGCGGATATACGATGATGGAGTGGTCTCCCCGGCACAAACGGAGTGGTTCAGTGAGCGGATGGTGGGCGGTGCAGAAGGCCAAGTGGAGGCTTCCAAAACCTCCTCACGGGTGTATATCTCCCGTGACGATGCCGGGAGACGTCGGTTGACGAACGAAGACGATCTTATGGATCAACTCGGTGATCTCGGGTTCGAACGCCACTATCTTGAGCGCATGTCCACCGCCCAGATCGTGAGCCTGTTCAATAACGCCAACATAATAGTCGCTCCTCACGGAGCAGGCTTGACCAACATCATGTTCGCAACGGATGCCAGCGTCATCGAACTGCGCCCCAACGACTCCTATTCCTGGGTATATTACGTATTGAGCGAGCAAAATGGACTCGACTACTGCTACGTGATGGGTGACGACGATAAGGAAGGAACGGACTTCCGGGTAGAGCCTGCGAAGGTCATTGATGCTCTGTAA